The proteins below are encoded in one region of Vicia villosa cultivar HV-30 ecotype Madison, WI unplaced genomic scaffold, Vvil1.0 ctg.002102F_1_1, whole genome shotgun sequence:
- the LOC131637858 gene encoding glucan endo-1,3-beta-glucosidase-like has product MSQKPMATSTLSPSLLPLFLLFHLAATVTSIGVNYGTLGDNLPPPSTVANFLKTNTIIDSVKIFDVSPQILQAFANTGISVTVTAPNGDIAALAQIDSARQWVVAHIKPFHPQTKIKYILVGSEVLHWGDTAMIRNLVPAMRTLHAALAAEGITDIKVNTAHSLAILRQSLPPSAGQFRPGFAKYFLGPMLKFLRQTKTPFMVNPYPYFGYNPKNANFALFRPNRGLFDRNTKLRYTNQFDALMDAVHSAMKALGYGDVDIAVGETGWPSVCDGWDACSVANAQSYNGQLIRHLAEGKGTPLMPNRRFETYIFALFNENQKPGPIAEHNWGLFHPDFSSVYDAGILRNGQKPVAPVKGGGQTPTPRPVVGGQKWCVPKADASAGALQANINYVCSQGIDCRPIQPGGVCYAVNNVKALATYAMNAYYQANGKHDFNCDFSNSGVVTSVNPSHDNCRI; this is encoded by the exons ATGTCACAAAAACCAATGGCCACCTCCACCCTTTCACCTTCCCTTCTCCccctcttcctcctcttccaccTCGCCGCCACTGTCACCTCCATCGGCGTCAACTATGGCACCCTCGGAGACAACCTCCCACCACCTTCCACCGTAGCAAACTTCCTAAAAACAAACACAATCATCGACAGTGTCAAGATCTTCGATGTTAGCCCTCAGATCCTTCAGGCTTTTGCCAACACCGGGATCTCCGTCACCGTGACTGCGCCAAACGGCGATATCGCTGCGTTGGCGCAGATTGATTCGGCGAGGCAATGGGTTGTGGCCCATATTAAACCTTTTCATCCTCAGACGAAGATTAAATATATTCTTGTTGGAAGTGAAGTTCTTCATTGGGGTGATACTGCTATGATTCGGAACCTTGTTCCTGCCATGAGAACGCTTCATGCTGCTCTTGCTGCCGAGGGCATTACCGACATTAAG GTGAATACAGCGCATTCCTTAGCAATATTGCGACAATCATTACCACCAAGTGCAGGCCAATTCAGACCAGGATTTGCAAAATACTTTTTAGGACCAATGTTGAAATTCCTAAGACAAACAAAAACACCATTTATGGTTAACCCATATCCATATTTCGGTTACAATCCAAAAAACGCCAACTTCGCATTGTTCAGACCAAACCGTGGTTTATTCGATCGGAACACAAAACTAAGATACACTAACCAATTCGATGCTTTAATGGACGCTGTTCATTCGGCAATGAAGGCTCTTGGGTATGGTGATGTTGACATTGCTGTTGGTGAAACGGGTTGGCCTTCAGTTTGTGATGGTTGGGATGCTTGTAGTGTGGCGAATGCTCAGAGTTATAATGGTCAGTTGATTAGGCATTTGGCGGAAGGGAAAGGGACACCGTTGATGCCGAATAGGCGGTTTGAGACTTATATTTTTGCTTTGTTTAACGAGAACCAGAAACCTGGTCCGATCGCCGAACATAATTGGGGACTCTTTCATCCTGATTTCTCTTCTGTTTATGATGCTGGAATCTTGCGTAACGGACAG AAACCAGTAGCACCTGTAAAAGGAGGAGGACAAACACCAACGCCACGTCCGGTAGTTGGAGGCCAGAAATGGTGTGTGCCAAAGGCTGATGCGAGTGCCGGAGCGTTACAAGCGAATATAAACTACGTTTGCAGCCAAGGAATTGATTGCAGACCAATCCAACCTGGAGGAGTTTGCTATGCTGTTAACAATGTTAAGGCACTTGCGACTTATGCCATGAATGCGTATTATCAGGCTAATGGAAAACATGATTTCAATTGCGACTTTTCTAACTCCGGTGTTGTAACTTCTGTCAACCCAA GTCATGATAATTGTAGAATCTGA